A genomic segment from Limosilactobacillus sp. encodes:
- a CDS encoding copper-translocating P-type ATPase has protein sequence MKHLTSIQRFWISFVLVIPMLIQMLTMPFHWMMPGYTWIALVTTTLIMLVAAVPYWTSAWAAFKHHNANMNTLVAIGTGIAYFYSLFAMITGRAVYFESAAFIAVFILLGDTMEERMHNNASNALKKLLDLQVKSASVLRDGKFVAVPLDQVEVGDIIQVKPGEKVPVDGVITTGKTTIDESMITGESMPVTKKTGDSVVGSTINGDGAIQFRATKVGKDTMLSQIVEMVKKAQTSHAPIQNLTDKISKVFVPTVLSIAIITFVIWYSFLGATAVQAMLFAVAVIVIACPCALGLATPTALMVGTGRAAKMGVLIKDGQALETIDDVKTVVFDKTGTVTVGKPRVTDLVGDKSLVLQTAASLESSSEHPLAKAVMEHAAASGITPEPVGDFRAIEGKGVQATIDGQPAFVGNEKLLADYLIEPAMKQQLTALQDAAKTVILVGRAKRVIGLIAIQDAPKPTSAQAIAELKARGLQTVMLTGDNDRVAQAIAKEVGIDRVIANVLPNEKADHVKALQQEGKVAFVGDGINDAPALTTADVGIAMGSGTDIAIESGSIVLVQNDLRGVVRAIDISKKTFNRIKLNLFWALIYNLIGVPIAAGLFVGFGLQLSPEFAALAMAFSSVSVVTSSLLLNKAKIGGTEPTSAIEQAA, from the coding sequence ATGAAACATCTGACGAGCATTCAGCGCTTCTGGATCTCCTTTGTCCTGGTGATCCCGATGCTGATTCAAATGCTGACAATGCCTTTTCACTGGATGATGCCGGGCTACACCTGGATTGCCCTGGTCACCACCACCTTGATCATGCTGGTGGCGGCCGTACCGTACTGGACCAGTGCCTGGGCCGCCTTTAAGCACCACAACGCCAACATGAACACCCTGGTGGCGATTGGGACGGGAATTGCCTACTTCTACAGCCTCTTCGCCATGATCACCGGCCGGGCGGTCTACTTCGAGAGTGCGGCCTTCATTGCCGTCTTCATCCTGCTCGGCGACACGATGGAGGAGCGGATGCACAACAACGCCTCCAATGCGCTGAAGAAATTGCTGGACCTCCAGGTGAAGAGCGCCAGCGTGCTGCGGGACGGGAAGTTCGTCGCCGTGCCGCTGGACCAGGTCGAAGTCGGCGACATCATCCAGGTCAAGCCTGGGGAGAAGGTGCCGGTCGACGGGGTGATCACGACCGGGAAGACCACCATCGACGAGTCGATGATCACCGGTGAGAGCATGCCGGTGACCAAGAAGACCGGCGATAGCGTCGTCGGTTCGACCATCAACGGCGACGGGGCCATCCAGTTCCGTGCCACCAAGGTCGGCAAGGACACCATGCTTTCGCAGATCGTTGAGATGGTGAAAAAGGCCCAGACCAGCCACGCGCCGATCCAGAACCTGACCGACAAGATCTCCAAGGTTTTCGTCCCGACGGTGCTGTCGATTGCGATCATCACCTTCGTAATCTGGTACAGCTTCCTGGGCGCCACGGCCGTCCAGGCGATGCTCTTCGCCGTTGCGGTCATCGTGATCGCCTGCCCGTGTGCCCTCGGGTTGGCCACGCCGACCGCTTTGATGGTTGGCACCGGCCGGGCCGCAAAGATGGGCGTTCTGATCAAGGACGGCCAGGCCCTGGAAACGATCGACGATGTTAAGACGGTGGTCTTCGACAAGACCGGGACGGTGACCGTGGGCAAGCCGCGGGTCACCGATCTGGTCGGCGACAAGTCCCTGGTCCTCCAGACGGCGGCCAGCCTAGAGAGCTCCTCCGAGCACCCGCTGGCCAAGGCGGTCATGGAGCATGCCGCCGCTTCGGGGATCACGCCGGAGCCGGTTGGTGACTTTCGTGCTATCGAGGGTAAGGGCGTCCAGGCCACCATTGACGGTCAGCCGGCCTTTGTCGGCAACGAAAAGCTGCTAGCGGACTACCTGATTGAACCCGCCATGAAGCAGCAACTGACTGCCCTCCAGGATGCGGCCAAGACGGTTATCCTGGTTGGCCGTGCCAAGCGGGTCATCGGGCTGATCGCCATCCAGGACGCGCCTAAGCCGACGTCCGCCCAGGCAATCGCCGAGCTGAAGGCCCGGGGTCTCCAGACGGTCATGCTGACGGGGGACAACGACCGGGTCGCCCAGGCAATTGCCAAGGAGGTCGGCATCGATCGGGTCATCGCCAACGTCCTGCCGAACGAGAAGGCCGACCACGTCAAGGCCCTCCAGCAGGAAGGCAAGGTGGCCTTCGTCGGCGACGGGATCAATGACGCCCCGGCACTGACGACCGCCGACGTCGGGATTGCCATGGGTTCTGGGACCGACATTGCCATCGAATCCGGGAGCATCGTCCTGGTCCAAAACGACCTGCGCGGGGTGGTCAGGGCGATCGACATCAGCAAGAAGACCTTCAACCGGATCAAGCTGAACCTCTTCTGGGCCCTGATCTACAACCTGATCGGGGTGCCGATTGCAGCCGGCCTCTTCGTCGGCTTCGGCCTTCAGCTCAGCCCGGAATTTGCCGCCCTGGCAATGGCCTTCAGTTCCGTTTCCGTCGTTACCTCGTCGCTCCTGTTGAATAAGGCCAAGATTGGCGGCACGGAGCCAACGAGCGCGATCGAACAAGCAGCCTAG
- a CDS encoding cupredoxin domain-containing protein — MSQLLVLIIGVILIVALFWWFFGKHTEAAGDATVNDQNQEATIVVKGGYSPSTVVLKKGVPAKVHFDMKDSTACLSHVVFDKLGVNADLTKQPVTTVDIPTDKATEYNFACGMDMFHGKVIVK, encoded by the coding sequence ATGTCACAGCTATTAGTATTGATTATCGGGGTGATCTTGATCGTGGCCCTGTTCTGGTGGTTCTTCGGCAAGCACACCGAAGCTGCCGGGGACGCGACCGTCAACGATCAAAACCAGGAGGCGACGATCGTGGTCAAGGGCGGCTACAGCCCATCGACCGTTGTTTTGAAAAAGGGGGTTCCGGCCAAGGTCCACTTTGACATGAAGGACTCGACGGCCTGCCTCTCCCACGTCGTTTTTGACAAGCTGGGGGTCAACGCGGACCTGACCAAGCAGCCGGTCACGACGGTCGACATTCCAACCGACAAGGCGACCGAATACAATTTTGCCTGCGGGATGGACATGTTCCACGGTAAGGTCATCGTGAAGTAA
- a CDS encoding LTA synthase family protein — translation MKTALQKLRRGLNTKIGFFLLVVLLFCIKSYWAYQNEFNLGVKGSMQHFLLAFNTIPGALVFLGIALYFRGRLSYWLMLIVNFLLSTWIFSNILYYREFSDFITFNVIKGSGAASNNLGKSLMGIIRPEDFLVYADVIILALILLFHFIRVDMRYFKIRYAMTITMLGFVLFGANLGMAETDRSQLLTRTFDNNYIVKYLGIEAYTIYDGVKTTHNSVVKARANQNELKPVLNFIHHNYAGPNIQYQGVAKGKNIFVIHLESLQQFMIDYKQDGEEVMPNLDSIYHSSNTIAFDNFFHQVGQGKTADAELMLENSLFGLPEGSAMVTDGTTNTFQSAPALLHQKLGYTTASFHGDVPSFWNRDNAYKSFGYQYFFSKQYYPKTKDYDAGYGMKDKIFLKESAHYIEQLPQPFYAKLITVTNHYPYILDKKNKDISAWKTGDKTVDPYVQTARYLDESLGEFLDYLDKSGLRQNSVLILYGDHYGISNNHQPAIAQILHKKKITNYDLAMFQKVPFMINAPGLKGGINHTYGGEIDVLPTLEDLLGISSKNYIQFGQDLLSTKRNQIVPFRDGDWVTPKYTKSNGDYYYTKTGKQIKHATAKQKKEFSKIQKYVTTDLGLSDKVVNGDLLRFYKLKGFKKVNKKDYTYNLKKSLKNLKNAQKKKKTSVKTENNNQSTFDDYTTDAPELKNYSSLKFPKP, via the coding sequence ATGAAAACAGCGTTGCAGAAGTTACGACGCGGCTTAAACACCAAGATTGGGTTCTTCCTGCTCGTCGTGCTCTTATTCTGCATTAAGAGTTACTGGGCGTATCAAAACGAGTTCAACCTTGGTGTCAAGGGAAGCATGCAACACTTCCTGCTGGCGTTTAATACAATTCCGGGGGCCTTAGTCTTCCTGGGGATTGCGCTGTACTTTAGGGGACGGCTCTCGTATTGGCTGATGCTGATCGTGAACTTTCTCCTGTCGACCTGGATCTTTTCCAACATTCTCTACTACCGGGAATTTTCGGACTTCATCACCTTCAACGTGATCAAGGGCTCCGGGGCGGCGTCAAACAACCTGGGCAAGAGTCTGATGGGAATCATCAGGCCCGAGGACTTTTTAGTCTACGCGGACGTGATCATCCTCGCCCTGATCCTACTGTTCCACTTCATTCGGGTGGACATGCGCTACTTCAAGATCCGCTATGCGATGACGATCACGATGCTCGGCTTCGTCCTCTTCGGTGCGAACCTGGGGATGGCCGAGACGGACCGGTCACAATTATTGACGCGGACCTTTGACAACAACTACATCGTTAAGTACCTGGGGATCGAGGCCTACACGATCTACGACGGGGTCAAGACGACCCACAACAGCGTCGTCAAGGCCCGGGCCAACCAGAATGAGCTTAAGCCGGTGCTGAACTTCATTCACCACAACTACGCCGGGCCAAACATCCAGTACCAGGGCGTGGCCAAGGGGAAGAACATCTTCGTCATCCACCTGGAGAGTCTGCAGCAGTTCATGATTGACTACAAGCAAGACGGCGAAGAAGTTATGCCGAACCTGGACAGCATCTACCATTCCAGTAACACGATTGCCTTCGATAACTTCTTCCACCAGGTTGGTCAGGGGAAGACCGCCGATGCCGAACTGATGCTGGAAAACTCGCTCTTCGGTCTGCCTGAAGGGTCGGCGATGGTAACGGACGGGACGACCAACACCTTCCAGTCCGCGCCCGCCCTGCTCCACCAAAAGCTCGGCTACACGACGGCCTCCTTCCACGGGGACGTGCCGAGTTTCTGGAACCGGGACAACGCCTACAAGTCCTTCGGCTACCAGTACTTCTTTAGCAAGCAGTACTACCCGAAGACCAAGGACTACGACGCCGGTTACGGGATGAAGGATAAGATCTTCCTGAAGGAATCGGCTCACTACATTGAGCAGCTGCCACAGCCGTTCTATGCCAAGCTGATCACGGTTACCAACCACTACCCGTACATCCTGGACAAGAAGAACAAGGACATCAGCGCCTGGAAGACCGGCGACAAGACCGTCGATCCGTATGTCCAGACGGCTCGCTACCTGGATGAATCCCTGGGTGAGTTCCTGGACTACCTGGATAAGTCCGGCCTGCGCCAGAACAGTGTCTTGATTCTCTACGGGGACCACTACGGGATTTCCAACAACCACCAGCCGGCGATTGCCCAAATCCTGCACAAGAAGAAGATCACCAACTACGACCTGGCGATGTTCCAGAAGGTACCGTTCATGATCAATGCGCCGGGCCTCAAGGGGGGCATCAACCACACGTACGGTGGCGAAATCGACGTGCTGCCAACGCTGGAGGACCTGCTGGGCATCTCGTCCAAGAACTACATCCAGTTCGGTCAGGACCTGCTGTCGACCAAGCGTAACCAGATCGTGCCGTTCCGGGATGGTGACTGGGTAACGCCGAAGTACACCAAGTCCAACGGTGATTACTACTACACCAAGACCGGGAAGCAGATCAAGCACGCAACGGCCAAGCAGAAGAAGGAATTCAGCAAGATCCAAAAGTACGTCACGACCGACCTCGGCTTGTCTGACAAGGTGGTCAACGGCGACCTGCTGCGGTTCTACAAGCTGAAGGGCTTCAAGAAGGTTAACAAGAAGGACTACACTTACAACCTCAAGAAGAGCCTGAAGAACCTGAAGAACGCGCAGAAGAAGAAAAAGACCAGCGTGAAGACCGAAAACAACAACCAGAGTACCTTCGACGATTACACGACCGACGCGCCGGAATTGAAGAACTACTCGAGCCTGAAATTCCCGAAGCCGTAG